The Porphyromonas sp. oral taxon 275 DNA window GGCTCGGCGCACGGCGGAGACATAGCGGCTGAGGAAGCGCTGACGCTCACGCGCCTGATTGGGAGAGGAAGAGGAGAGCACGAAGATCATCGGGTCGATATGCGCGTCGATACGCTGCAGCTGCCTCAGCGCCTCGCTATAGCGCTGTAGGAAGCCAGACTCCTCGCGGTGCAGCTCGGAGATACGCCCCGTGAGGGAGCCGATCTGCTGCTCGAGACCCGAGATCTCACTGCCGAGGACGCTGACCACCTGCTTGCGCTGGGCGACCTGCTCCTGCACGAGCCTCAGCGAGCGCTCCTGCTGCTTGGTGCTCTTACGTAGCTCCTGCAGCTTGCGGTCCGAGGCGGCGATGTTCTTCAGGAGCTGCTTACGCTCCTGCTCCAGGCGGCGTAGCGTACGCGACTGCTGCGCTTCAGCGAGGCTCGGCATAGCCAAGAGAAGCGCGAGACCTAGGACGAGACTAGGTATAGGGCGGTGCATCATAGCTTGGAAAGGAGCTTAACCAGCTCGGCGAGCTCTATGCGCTCGTAGCTGGGCTTTATCTTTATGGTGAGGTCAGGCAGGGCGCCCTCGTGGGGGCTCAGGCCCGACCAGTTGAGGCTAAACTTGCTCTCGCCTTCGCCTGCGCTACGCTGCACCACGATGGTCGTCGTATAAGGTAGCCCGCGCTGTATGCTCTCCGCGCTGTAGCCATAGCGAGCCGTGACGAGCGGAGTCGCGTGCATGGTGCTCTGGTAGTAGCGTGCCTCGGAGAGCCCCCATCTATTGAGCTCCATGTGGAGCATGTGCTTGTCGCGATCGAGGAAGACCGCCATGGCCCCCCGCCCCATCGGGCGGAAGGTCTCAAGCCGCATGCTGCCCTTCCCGAGGTTAGGCTTGGCCAGCAGCAGATACTCTACATCCTCGTAGCTGAGGGGGAAGCCCAAGAGCCGCGAGAGCTCCGCGAAGCTCGCCTGAGCATAGCGCCCGTGCATGCGGTCGATGACGGTGACCCCTTCGGGGGTGAGCCATACGCGTGCGGCCTCCACCAGCGGGAAGGGGACGACGGACCAGTAGATGGTCTGCCCCTTGACGATCGTAGCGTTGATGCGCGTCGTCAGCGACTGTGCCCCGAGCTGTAGCTCGGCATCAAGTGCACCGCGCAGGACGGAGGCGTAGGGTGCCTCCCCCGCGATCTGCGCCTCTAGTGTGCTCTGCGTGGGACCCCAGGCGTCGACAGCAACGACTTGGTAGTCCTCCTCGCTGGAGCTCGTAGTACGGATGATGCCACAGCTGGAGAGGGTGAGGAGCCCGAGGGCTAGGGCAAGGGGCTTAGCGCTAGGGGCGCTGGATCTTCTTCTTTGCATCGTTGATCTTCTTTTTGAGTGTGGGGAGGGAGGCGCGCAGCTCCTCGGCCTGGGAGGCCTCGAGCTCAGGGTCGGCGAGCTTCTTCTGAGAGGTCTCCTCAGCGAGCCTCCAGTAGCGCTCCGCCTCAGCCCAATCAGCCTCCGCAGCTAGGATATCACCCATGTGCTCGTACATGTCGGCCGAGGCGCTCTCCCCTGCCTCATCGAGGGCCTTACGCTGGTAGAGCTTCGCCAGCGTATAGTTCTTGAGGCGGAGATAAATGTAAGCGTAGGTATCGAGGATGTGGGGGGCCTTGGGGCTGAGCTTGACGGCTTGCCCCGCCAGACGCTCGGCCTTGTCGAGCTCCTGCCCAGCCTTCGCTAGACGATAGGCATAGTTATTCAGCACCTCGGGGTCGGAGTCGTAGGCGGCGAGTGCTGCCTCGTAGTATTCATTGGCCTTGGCACGCTCTTCCTTCGTTCCCGAGGCATAGAGGTCGGCCAGCAGCCCTAGGATGCGCCCTGGGCCTATGCCTGTCTTGGGCTCGACCTCCTGGCAGGCACGCTCCAGCGCTACGCGCGCCTCCTCGCGCTTGCCTGCAGTATAGAGCTCGGAGGCCGCTGTGATATGGTAGCGCCAGTCGGTGGGGACGTGTCGGAGTGCTTCGCTAGCCACACGGCCGATCAGCGCCTCATCCTCGAACCCTACGGCGTCCTGGAAGTATTCGTCCCACAGCCAGGGCTCGTCAGCGCGCTGCTTGGACGCGGGCTCCAGGAGGGCTATGGCCTCGCGGTAGCGCTCCTTGTAGCGCAGCAGCCGCACGTAGTACTGCAGCGCCGCCTTAGGATCGAGCTTCACGAGCTGCTCCACATAGGGGAGGTACTGATCCTGCAGCAGGGCGTTCTCCGCCTCCTGCTGGCTGGAGGAGACGAGCGCCCAGAGCTGGAGCTTCTCCACGGTGAGGAGCGTTGTATCCTGATTGACGCTCGCTAGGAGCCGCTCGGCATCGGCATACTTCTTACGGTCAAGTGCCTGGTGCACGCGTAGGACAACGGCATCGACAGGCTTGAGGTAGCCCTGACGCTGCTTGTCCTTGAGGAACTTATCGAAGGAGCTGTCCAGCCTGCGATTGATGAGGTAGAGGCCGTAGTCATAGTTCGCAGCGCGGTCATCAGGGAAGAGCTCGAGACGTCGGTAGTGCTCGTCGAAGATGTGACTCCCCTCCCCCGCCATCCTCTGCAGCTGGATCTTCATCTGCGTGACCTGCCCGTAGGCGTCGACGTTGCGCTTGAAGCGCTCCTGCAGCTCACCGCAGAGCTCGATGGCCTTCTTTAGGTCTCCCGAGCGCGCGTAGAGCTGTACGAGGCGGTAGCGCATATCATCATTGTCAGGGTCAGCCTTAGCTAGCTGCTCGGTGATACGCAGGGCATCCTGCAGGCGCTCGCGGCTGAAATAGGCGGAGGCAAGCGCCTGGCCATACTCGCGACGACTGCTATCGGCACGATAGGCGAGCTCGAGCAGCGGCAGACTCTCCGACTCACGGCCGAGGTCAGCGGCCACACGCCCGAGCAGATAGGCGATGTCGCCATCCTCAGGGGCCAATGCATGGGCGTGGCGCAGCAGCTGATAGGCCGAGTGCGGCTGATCCGCGCTACGCGCCAGCACCGCCTGATAGTAGTACTCGGTGGCCTTCGCGAGGCTGTCCTCACGCGCTGCCGACTGGGGCTGCTGGGCACGAGCCTGGAGCCCCTGCCCCACTAGGAGCCCTAGCCCCAGCACGCAGAGGAGGCCTATTTTCTTAGCATCCGTCCTTGACTTCATATTATCCTTAACGTCTTAGATCTCTAGACTTGTACCTCTGGTTTGCCTGCCTTGGGAAAGGCCCTGCGGCCTATCCTACCCAGCCCCTTGCCAGTGTATGCGATCAAAAAAGCAATAGCGCCAACCCCGTATGGAGCTGGCGCTACGTGTGGTAGTCCATAGGAGAATCGAACTCCTCTTTCAAGGATGAAAACCTTGCGTCCTAACCGATAGACGAATGGACCGCCTGTTCTGCCCTCACTCCTAGGAGCTGGCAGCGTGATGTCTCTTAGCCGAGGCGAGCGATCTGACGAGCGAGCTTGCTCTTCAGGTTAGCAGCCTTGTTCTTGTGGATGATGTTCTTGCCGGCGAGGCGGTCAAGCATAGAGCTAAGCTGTGGCAGTGCCGCACGTGCCTCTGCCGCATCCGTCAGAGCACGGAAGCGACGAACCGCGTTACGCATGGTCTTTGCGTAGTAGCGATTGTGCAGACGACGAGCGTTAGTCTGACGAATTCTCTTGATCGATGACTTATGATTTGCCATTTCTTAATTCTTCTCTTGTTTGTTCTTGTAGCCCATAGGAGAATCGAACTCCTCTTTCAAGGATGAAAACCTTGCGTCCTAACCGATAGACGAATGGGCCGACCTAGTGGCAAGCGCACCCCTAAGGGCTCACTTGCGAGTGCAAAGTTAAGACAAATAATTGAATCTACAAATTGCCTGCAGAAATTCCCCGCACAGGGCGGCCCCCCTCCCCCTTGCCCCGCAGCTCCGTCCCCTCTATCCCCTCAGCACCGCGCCTCCTAATCCCTCACCACTCCTTTCGCCCATCCTCCCCCACCCGCACAGCCAAGGCAGGCCGCCTCTGAGGGATACCCGTCAGCCCTCTGAGGGACGTCCGTGGGCGCCGCGACTGATATCACTCAGCGCGCTCCGACACTACTAGGAGGGCGGCGCGAGCTAGAGGCGAGGATAGTTAAGGAATAGGCGTCCAAAGGAAACAGCCCCGTGCTGCGCTTCCCGAGCCCCGCTCTGAGCGGGCCTGCTACTTAGCCCAAGCCAAGCCCCACCTTAGCCTCTCCCCCCAGCCAGTAAGTGCGAAGGCCACCCGCGGACGCGTACCTATTATATAGTCGTGGGCAAGTGGCCGAGCTTTTGCCCCCCAAGCCACAAAGGCACAAAAACAAGAAGTCCGACCCTCCAGCGGAAGATCGGACTTATTGATGTCGCTTGTATGATCGTCGGGATACCAGGATTCGAACCTGGGACCCCCTGCTCCCAAAGCAGGTGCGCTAACCGGACTGCGCTACATCCCGAGTTGTCCAGAGGAGCGGCGGCTCATTGCTGAGCGGCGGTATGGACGGGACTCGAACCCGCGACCCCCTGCGTGACAGGCAGGTATTCTAACCAGCTGAACTACCACACCGAGTGCATGTCGCTGCCTCTTGACGGCTGCAAAGATAGCACTAATTTTCTTTTTCGCAAAGCTACTCCCTCAGCCTCACCCCTCTAGCCCCTACGCCCCGAGGCCCTTACGCCCGAAGCATTCCGCCGCTCTCCTACCCGCCCTAAGGACATTCAGCATAGCCTCCCCCGCACGTAGCCTTCCCCGCTCAGCCAGCTGAGTCCATCGCCCTAGCACACCCTCGCCTAAGGAACCCCTCGCTGACCGATAGCTATCAACGCCGTGAGGGCTATCAGTCGGACGGCTGAGGGACGTCAGTCAGCGCCGTGAGGGATATCCTTCACGGAGCCTCACGGATAAGGGGGACGAAGCTCAAAACAAAGGGAGACACTACAGCAAGACAAGTCAAGCAGCCCTACAGGCCAAAGCATCCGCAAGTCGCTGTGTTTATGTAATTGTCCGAGCTGACGTATCCGTGCAGCACGGAGGACATGACTACCCGTGCGGTCGTGCTCCATCGGAGAGATGGTAGAGTGGTCGATTGCGGCGGTCTTGAAAACCGTTGAGGTGAGAGCCTCCGGGGGTTCGAATCCCTCTCTC harbors:
- a CDS encoding DUF4292 domain-containing protein, producing the protein MQRRRSSAPSAKPLALALGLLTLSSCGIIRTTSSSEEDYQVVAVDAWGPTQSTLEAQIAGEAPYASVLRGALDAELQLGAQSLTTRINATIVKGQTIYWSVVPFPLVEAARVWLTPEGVTVIDRMHGRYAQASFAELSRLLGFPLSYEDVEYLLLAKPNLGKGSMRLETFRPMGRGAMAVFLDRDKHMLHMELNRWGLSEARYYQSTMHATPLVTARYGYSAESIQRGLPYTTTIVVQRSAGEGESKFSLNWSGLSPHEGALPDLTIKIKPSYERIELAELVKLLSKL
- a CDS encoding tetratricopeptide repeat protein, translating into MKSRTDAKKIGLLCVLGLGLLVGQGLQARAQQPQSAAREDSLAKATEYYYQAVLARSADQPHSAYQLLRHAHALAPEDGDIAYLLGRVAADLGRESESLPLLELAYRADSSRREYGQALASAYFSRERLQDALRITEQLAKADPDNDDMRYRLVQLYARSGDLKKAIELCGELQERFKRNVDAYGQVTQMKIQLQRMAGEGSHIFDEHYRRLELFPDDRAANYDYGLYLINRRLDSSFDKFLKDKQRQGYLKPVDAVVLRVHQALDRKKYADAERLLASVNQDTTLLTVEKLQLWALVSSSQQEAENALLQDQYLPYVEQLVKLDPKAALQYYVRLLRYKERYREAIALLEPASKQRADEPWLWDEYFQDAVGFEDEALIGRVASEALRHVPTDWRYHITAASELYTAGKREEARVALERACQEVEPKTGIGPGRILGLLADLYASGTKEERAKANEYYEAALAAYDSDPEVLNNYAYRLAKAGQELDKAERLAGQAVKLSPKAPHILDTYAYIYLRLKNYTLAKLYQRKALDEAGESASADMYEHMGDILAAEADWAEAERYWRLAEETSQKKLADPELEASQAEELRASLPTLKKKINDAKKKIQRP
- the rpsT gene encoding 30S ribosomal protein S20, with amino-acid sequence MANHKSSIKRIRQTNARRLHNRYYAKTMRNAVRRFRALTDAAEARAALPQLSSMLDRLAGKNIIHKNKAANLKSKLARQIARLG